A genomic window from Silene latifolia isolate original U9 population chromosome 11, ASM4854445v1, whole genome shotgun sequence includes:
- the LOC141614042 gene encoding uncharacterized protein LOC141614042, producing MDAQFIHIKVKDIITNIQFYTTYVYGFNRIEDRVHLWNALSRLVVMDPWIVLRDFNNVLHIDEKIGLPVRDIEIIPFPNTIDNCGLQDMKCTGLFFTWNNKQPSSTRVFSKIDRVLVNDEWGNKWSDHYAHYAPEGDYDHCPCFIQSGDTNFKKKRPFKFYNMWTRVPEFKTIVEDRWTHNIQGTLMYKVVRKLKMLKPFLKELNKELVSDIEKKSDIGSELLLNAQKQL from the coding sequence ATGGATGCTCAATTCATTCATATTAAGGTAAAGGATATTATTACcaatatacaattctatactacttATGTCTATGGGTTTAACAGAATTGAAGATAGAGTGCATCTGTGGAATGCTCTTTCAAGGTTGGTAGTAATGGATCCTTGGATTGTTTTGAGGGATTTTAATAATGTTTTACATATCGATGAGAAGATTGGCCTACCTGTGAGGGATATTGAAATTATTCCTTTTCCAAATACCATTGATAACTGTGGACTCCAGGATATGAAATGTACTGGCTTGTTTTTTACTTGGAATAATAAGCAACCTAGCTCAACAAGGGTGTTTAGTAAGATAGACAGGGTTCTTGTCAATGATGAATGGGGTAATAAATGGTCTGACCATTATGCTCACTATGCACCTGAGGGTGATTATGATCATTGTCCATGCTTTATTCAGAGTGGTGATACTAATTTCAAGAAGAAGAGGCCATTCAAATTTTACAACATGTGGACTAGGGTGCCTGAATTTAAGACAATTGTTGAGGATAGGTGGACACATAACATTCAGGGTACTCTTATGTACAAGGTGGTAAGGAAATTGAAAATGCTGAAACCTTTTCTTAAAGAGTTGAACAAGGAGCTCGTCTCTGATATTGAAAAGAAATCTGATATTGGTTCTGAGCTGCTTCTTAATGCTCAGAAACAACTTTAG
- the LOC141614043 gene encoding uncharacterized protein LOC141614043, with protein MPEKLQDPGSFSILCTVGNVSIKRALCDLGASVSILLLPIARKVELHDMIPTSMTLQLADRSVQRPMGVIEDMPVKVGNFNIPADFVVLDIPEDQQTLIILGRPFLETGDVNISVKEGKLTFKVGGNVVEFSLTGGMSQPMFESVYSIDMLM; from the coding sequence ATGCCGGAGAAATTacaagatccgggtagtttttccatCCTTTGCACGGTGGGTAATGTGAGCATTAAGAGGGCACTATGTGATCTTGGTGCTAGTGTTAGCATTTTACTTCTTCCCATTGCAAGGAAAGTTGAGTTACATGACATGATTCCCACCTCCATGACATTACAACTCGCCGATAGATCGGTACAAAGACCGATGGGTGTGATTGAGGACATGCCGGTTAAGGTTGGCAACTTCAACATCCCGGCGGATTTCGTAGTACTTGACATCCCGGAGGATCAACAAACGCttattatactaggaagacctttcctagaAACTGGAGATGTTAACATTAGTGTCAAGGAAGGGAAACTCACCTTCAAAGTGGGAGGGAATGTAGTTGAATTCTCTTTGACCGGAGGCATGTCACAACCTATGTTTGAAAGTGTTTACTCCATAGAcatgttgatgtga